A genomic segment from bacterium encodes:
- a CDS encoding nucleotidyltransferase family protein, with amino-acid sequence MIAALVLAAGRAVRMGSPKLLARVGGHTLLERVIAAARASRCGDVLVVLGAGADETGKVAGEAGARTMLNPRYVEGMGTSVAAGVAALPASCEAVVVLLGDQPFVTPAIIDALIDAHRSTGQPLVASRYGTVRGAPTLIARSMFDEAKCLSGDTGGRPLLQRHPDLVAEVDLGVGAAVWDVDTPEDLERAQQMSAGGIPPADR; translated from the coding sequence ATGATCGCGGCGCTCGTGCTCGCCGCTGGGCGCGCCGTGCGGATGGGCTCGCCCAAACTTCTTGCTCGGGTCGGGGGACACACGTTGCTCGAGCGGGTGATCGCCGCGGCACGCGCGTCGCGGTGCGGCGACGTGCTCGTCGTGCTCGGGGCAGGCGCCGACGAGACCGGGAAGGTGGCGGGTGAGGCGGGCGCGCGGACCATGCTGAACCCGCGGTACGTCGAGGGGATGGGGACGTCCGTCGCCGCCGGTGTCGCGGCACTGCCCGCGTCGTGCGAAGCCGTGGTCGTGCTTCTGGGGGACCAGCCGTTTGTGACACCTGCGATCATCGACGCCTTGATCGATGCGCACCGGTCGACCGGCCAGCCGCTCGTTGCGTCGCGCTACGGGACGGTGCGGGGAGCGCCGACGCTGATCGCCCGGTCGATGTTCGACGAGGCGAAGTGTCTCAGCGGCGATACCGGCGGCCGTCCGCTACTGCAGCGGCATCCGGATCTCGTGGCCGAGGTGGATCTCGGGGTGGGTGCTGCCGTGTGGGACGTGGACACGCCCGAAGATCTCGAGCGGGCGCAACAGATGTCGGCCGGTGGGATTCCGCCGGCCGACCGATAG